The following are from one region of the Streptomyces tuirus genome:
- a CDS encoding LysE family translocator — protein sequence MDTTTLAAFLAVDLLLIFTPGADWAYAITAGLRDRSVVPAVAGLVAGYAGYTLLAVAGLVVIVASSGTLLTALTVAGAGYLVWLGWGVLRQPATLAASEAEVATEGSSRLRVMLRGVGISGLNPKALLLYFSLFPQFIDPAGAWPVAGQTGLLGSLHMTACAVVYLTVGVLARTVLRTRPSAARVVTRISGAMMIVIGGFLLAERLAG from the coding sequence ATGGACACGACCACGCTGGCGGCCTTCCTGGCAGTGGATCTGCTGCTGATCTTCACGCCCGGTGCGGACTGGGCCTACGCGATCACGGCGGGCCTCAGGGACCGGTCGGTGGTGCCGGCGGTCGCCGGGCTGGTGGCCGGATACGCGGGGTACACGCTGCTCGCGGTGGCGGGACTGGTGGTGATCGTCGCGAGCTCCGGGACGCTGCTCACCGCGCTGACCGTGGCCGGGGCCGGCTACCTGGTGTGGCTGGGCTGGGGAGTGCTCCGGCAGCCGGCCACCCTGGCGGCCTCCGAGGCGGAGGTGGCCACCGAGGGCTCCTCCCGGCTGCGGGTCATGCTCAGGGGCGTCGGGATCAGCGGCCTGAATCCCAAGGCGCTGCTGCTGTACTTCTCCCTGTTCCCGCAGTTCATCGATCCCGCGGGGGCGTGGCCGGTCGCCGGCCAGACCGGCCTGCTCGGCTCGCTGCACATGACCGCCTGCGCCGTCGTCTACCTCACCGTCGGAGTACTCGCCCGCACGGTCCTGAGGACCAGGCCCTCCGCGGCCCGGGTGGTGACCCGGATCTCCGGTGCGATGATGATCGTCATCGGCGGATTCCTGCTCGCGGAACGCCTGGCCGGCTGA